The Coregonus clupeaformis isolate EN_2021a chromosome 8, ASM2061545v1, whole genome shotgun sequence genome has a segment encoding these proteins:
- the LOC121585441 gene encoding frizzled-1-like, producing the protein MGNDKVCSMFSQLLVLIIFALLRQADGQYGDRGMSVPEHGFCQPISIPLCTDIAYNETIMPNLLGHTNQEDAGLEVHQFYPLVKVQCSPDLKFFLCSMYAPVCTVLEQALPPCRSLCERARQGCEALMNKFGFQWPDSLACESFPVHGAGELCVGQNVSDRSAPINPTSDVTESPYGQHRTVKGQFRCPVALKVPPYLNYRFLGEEYCGAPCEPSKPHGIMYFNEEELKFAKIWIGIWSVLCCASTLFTVLTYLVDMQRFSYPERPIIFLSGCYTMVSIAYIAGFLLGDKVVCNDRFDSDVKTVVQGTKKEGCTILFMMLYFFSMASSIWWVILALTWFLSAGMKWGHEAIEANSQYFHLVAWAVPAIKTITILAVGQVDGDVLSGVCYVGINSVDALRGFVLAPLFLYLSLGTSFLLAGFVSLFRIRTIMKHDGTKTEKLEKLMVRIGIFSVLYTVPATIVIACYFYEQAFREQWEKSWVSRTCKNYAVPCPGHHHPQMSPDFTIFMIKYLMTLIVGITSGFWIWSSKTLNSWRRFYTRLASNKQGETTV; encoded by the coding sequence ATGGGGAACGACAAAGTTTGTAGTATGTTTTCCCAGTTGCTGGTTCTGATTATTTTTGCACTTTTACGACAAGCAGATGGTCAGTATGGCGACCGTGGAATGTCTGTTCCTGAACATGGCTTTTGCCAACCTATTTCCATTCCTCTCTGTACGGATATTGCCTATAACGAGACTATCATGCCAAATTTATTAGGGCACACCAATCAAGAGGACGCGGGGCTTGAAGTGCACCAGTTTTATCCGCTTGTGAAAGTTCAATGCTCTCCTGACCTGAAGTTTTTCCTCTGCTCCATGTATGCCCCCGTTTGTACTGTGCTGGAACAAGCACTGCCTCCGTGCCGCTCGCTCTGCGAGAGAGCGAGGCAGGGCTGCGAGGCGCTGATGAATAAATTCGGCTTCCAGTGGCCTGACAGCCTTGCCTGTGAATCTTTCCCTGTTCACGGAGCGGGTGAGTTGTGCGTCGGGCAAAACGTGTCTGATAGAAGCGCTCCTATTAATCCTACATCGGATGTAACAGAATCACCTTATGGGCAGCATAGGACTGTAAAGGGACAGTTTAGATGCCCAGTTGCATTGAAAGTACCCCCCTATTTGAACTACCGTTTTCTTGGGGAGGAGTATTGTGGTGCACCTTGTGAGCCCTCAAAACCCCATGGAATTATGTACTTCAATGAGGAGGAGTTGAAATTCGCCAAGATATGGATTGGAATATGGTCTGTGTTATGCTGTGCATCCACTCTGTTCACAGTTCTGACCTACTTGGTGGACATGCAGAGGTTCAGCTACCCAGAGCGACCCATCATTTTCCTATCAGGCTGCTACACTATGGTGTCAATAGCCTACATCGCTGGCTTCTTGTTGGGGGACAAGGTGGTATGCAATGACCGCTTTGACAGCGACGTCAAAACGGTCGTCCAAGGCACCAAAAAGGAGGGCTGCACCATTTTGTTCATGATGCTTTACTTTTTCAGCATGGCCAGCTCCATCTGGTGGGTCATCCTAGCCTTGACGTGGTTCTTGTCAGCCGGGATGAAGTGGGGTCACGAGGCCATCGAAGCCAACTCGCAGTACTTCCACCTGGTGGCATGGGCGGTCCCTGCCATCAAGACCATCACCATCCTGGCGGTGGGGCAGGTGGATGGCGATGTTCTGAGCGGCGTGTGCTACGTGGGCATTAACAGCGTGGACGCTCTCCGAGGCTTCGTTCTGGCACcgctcttcctctacctctcacTGGGCACCTCGTTCCTTCTGGCCGGCTTTGTGTCACTGTTCCGCATTCGGACCATCATGAAGCACGACGGCACCAAGACGGAGAAACTGGAGAAGCTCATGGTGCGCATCGGCATCTTCAGCGTACTCTATACGGTGCCTGCCACCATCGTCATTGCGTGCTACTTTTATGAGCAGGCGTTCAGGGAACAGTGGGAGAAGAGTTGGGTGAGTCGGACGTGTAAAAACTATGCAGTGCCATGCCCCGGGCACCATCACCCGCAGATGTCGCCAGACTTTACCATCTTCATGATCAAGTACCTGATGACGTTGATTGTGGGCATCACCTCTGGCTTCTGGATTTGGTCGAGTAAGACGCTGAATTCGTGGAGGAGATTTTATACGAGACTGGCGAGCAATAAACAGGGTGAGACGACAGTGTGA